The genomic segment GGGCTGCGGGCGGAGGCCGCCGCACTGGTCAGGGCCTTCGGGGCGACCGGGGCGCCCGTCGTCGCGGTGGACCTGCCGAGCGGGGTCGACGCGGACAGCGGGGAGGTGACGGGGGCGGCGGTGCGGGCCGACGCGACGGTCACCTTCGGGGCGTACAAGCCGGGGCTGCTCGTCGACCCGGGTGCCGAGCGGGCGGGCGCGCTGCGGCTCGTCGACATCGGGCTCGGGGCGGAGCTGCCCGAGGTGCCGGACCTGGAGGCGTTGCAGTACGCGGACGTGGCGGCGCTGCTGCCGGTGCCGACCGGCGAGAGCGACAAGTACCGGCGCGGGGTCGTCGGGGTCGTCGCCGGTTCGGGGCGTTACCCGGGCGCGGCGGTCCTCGCCGTCGCGGGCGCGCTGCGGGGTGGCGCCGGGGCCGTGCGGTACGTCGGCCGGGGCGCCGACGCCGTGATCGCCCGGTTCCCCGAGGTCCTGGTCCACCCCGGCCCCCCGTCGGAGGCGGGCCGGGTGCAGGCATGGGTCGTCGGGCCCGGGATCGGTGACGGCACGGACGCGGTGTCGGCGCTGTCCGACGTACTGGCCGCCGAGGTCCCGGTCCTGGTGGACGCGGACGGGCTCGGGCTGCTCGACGCCGACGCCGTGCGGGCCCGTACCGCGCCGACCGTCCTCACCCCGCACGCGGGGGAGGCCGCCAGGCTGCTCGGCGTCGACCGGCGGGAGGTGGAGGCCGGGCGGCTCGCCGCCGTACGGGAACTCGCCGCCAGGTTCGGCGCCACGGTCCTGCTGAAGGGCTCCACGACGGTGATCGCGGCCCCCGGCCCGCACACCCCGGTACGGGTCAATCCGACGGGTACCTCCTGGCTGGCCACGGCGGGCAGCGGCGATGTCCTCTCCGGGCTGACCGGCTCCCTGCTCGCCGCCGGACTGACGCCCCGCGACGCGGCGTCGGCGGGCGCCCATCTGCACGGCCTCGCGGCCCGGCACGCCTCCGAGGGCGCCTCGATCGCCGCCCTGGACGTCGCGGACGCGATCCCGGTGGCGTGGCGGGACGTCGTACGGGGCTGACGCGGGGCGGGCACGTGGGGCGGGTGCGGGTGCGGGGGCGGGGGCGTCGGCCGTGGCGGACGGCGGCCGTCCGCCGTGGCATGGCGGGACCCGTGCGCCTGTCCCATCCTGGACAGCAGGAACATCTGAGGAGTGATGGCTGTGAGCGGTGACGGCGTACGTGTGAGGCGGGTGTACGACCCCCAGGAGAAGAGCGACGGCACCAGGGTCCTCATCGACCGGCTGTGGCCCCGGGGCGTCTCGAAGGAGCACGCCGCGATCGACGTGTGGGCGAAGGAGGTCACCCCGTCGCGCGAGCTGCGCTCCTGGTTCCACGACGACCCCACGGACGAGCGCTACGACGGGTTCGTCGACCGCTACCGCGCCGAACTCGCCGACCCCGTCCACGTGGAGGCAGTGGACGAGCTGCTGGACATGCTGCGCGAGAAGAAGCCGGTGACGCTCGTCACAGCCGTGAAGGACGTCCCGCGCAGCCATGTCGCCGTCCTCGTCGACCACTTGCGACACGAGTTGAAGCACCGCTGAGGCGTCACCGAGGCATGTCCGAAGCCTGTGCGGGCCACCGCCGACGCCCCGTCGGAGGCCGCACCCGAAGGGCCCGTCGGCCGATTCTGAGACACTGGGCGCGATGAACGAGACAGCACCACTGAGAGCCCGCGCCGAGATCGACCTCGCAGCATTGCGCGCCAACGTGCGTGTGCTGCGCGCCCGAGCGGCAGGTGCGGGGCTCATGGCCGTGGTCAAGTCCGACGCGTACGGGCACGGCGCGGTGCCCTGCGCGCGGGCCGCGCTCGCGGCGGGCGCGACCTGGCTCGGCACCGCCACTCCGGAGGAGGCGTTCGCCCTGCGGGCGGCCGGTATCGGCGGCCGGGTGCTGTGCTGGCTGTGGACGCCGGGCGGGCCCTGGCGGCAGGCGATCGAGTCCGGCATCGACGTGTCGGTGAGCGGGATGTGGGCGCTGCGCGAGGCCGTGGCCGCCGCCACCGACGCGGGCGTCGCGGCCCGGGTGCAGCTCAAGGCCGACACCGGCCTCGGGCGCAACGGCTGTCAGCCCGCCGACTGGCCGGAACTGGTCGCCGCCGCCCGTACCGCCGAAGAGGCGGGCACCATCCGGATCACCGGCCTCTGGTCGCACCTCGCCTGTGCCGACGAGCCCGGACACCCGTCGATCGACGCCCAACTGGACGTCTACCGGCACATGGTGGCGTACGCCGAGAAGGAGGGCGTGGAGCCCGAGGTCCGGCACATCGCCAACTCCCCGGCGCTGCTGACCCGGCCCGAGACGCACTTCGACCTCGTACGCACCGGGATCGCCATGTACGGCATCTCGCCCAGCCCCGAACTGGGCACCCCCGCCGACTTCGGACTCCGCCCGGTGATGACGTTCGCCGCGTCGATCGCCCTGGTGAAGCAGGTGCCCGCCGGGCACGGGGTCAGTTACGGGCACCACTACACGGCGTCCGACGAGACGACCCTCGGCCTGGTGCCGGTCGGATACGCGGACGGCGTCCCGCGCCACGCCTCCGGCCGGGGCCCGGTGTTGATCGGGGGCGTCAGGCGGCGGGTGGCCGGACGGGTCGCGATGGACCAGTTCGTCGTCGACCTGGGCGGTGACGTCGTGCCGGTCGGTTCGGAGGCCGTGCTGTTCGGCCCGGGGGACCGGGGCGAGCCGACCGCCGAGGACTGGGCGAGGGCGGCGGACACGATCGCGTACGAGATCGTGACCCGGATCGGTACCCGGGTGCCGCGCATTCATCTGAACGAGGACCCGGCCGACGACAGGTGTCCGGCGCCCGGGGACGACGGGCACCGGGCCCGCGCGTAATCGGAC from the Streptomyces sp. AM 4-1-1 genome contains:
- the alr gene encoding alanine racemase; its protein translation is MNETAPLRARAEIDLAALRANVRVLRARAAGAGLMAVVKSDAYGHGAVPCARAALAAGATWLGTATPEEAFALRAAGIGGRVLCWLWTPGGPWRQAIESGIDVSVSGMWALREAVAAATDAGVAARVQLKADTGLGRNGCQPADWPELVAAARTAEEAGTIRITGLWSHLACADEPGHPSIDAQLDVYRHMVAYAEKEGVEPEVRHIANSPALLTRPETHFDLVRTGIAMYGISPSPELGTPADFGLRPVMTFAASIALVKQVPAGHGVSYGHHYTASDETTLGLVPVGYADGVPRHASGRGPVLIGGVRRRVAGRVAMDQFVVDLGGDVVPVGSEAVLFGPGDRGEPTAEDWARAADTIAYEIVTRIGTRVPRIHLNEDPADDRCPAPGDDGHRARA
- a CDS encoding NAD(P)H-hydrate dehydratase — translated: MRTAYCVETVRAAERALMARLPEGALMRAAAAGLAAACADLLRRGGRVYGARVVLLVGSGDNGGDALYAGAALARRGAGVRAVRTSPGRAHEGGLAALRAAGGTVEAVDAAGPVGAGSSGVTGAAGAGDGDADSVARRFVAGLGRVDLLVDGITGIGGRGGLRAEAAALVRAFGATGAPVVAVDLPSGVDADSGEVTGAAVRADATVTFGAYKPGLLVDPGAERAGALRLVDIGLGAELPEVPDLEALQYADVAALLPVPTGESDKYRRGVVGVVAGSGRYPGAAVLAVAGALRGGAGAVRYVGRGADAVIARFPEVLVHPGPPSEAGRVQAWVVGPGIGDGTDAVSALSDVLAAEVPVLVDADGLGLLDADAVRARTAPTVLTPHAGEAARLLGVDRREVEAGRLAAVRELAARFGATVLLKGSTTVIAAPGPHTPVRVNPTGTSWLATAGSGDVLSGLTGSLLAAGLTPRDAASAGAHLHGLAARHASEGASIAALDVADAIPVAWRDVVRG
- a CDS encoding DUF488 family protein; amino-acid sequence: MAVSGDGVRVRRVYDPQEKSDGTRVLIDRLWPRGVSKEHAAIDVWAKEVTPSRELRSWFHDDPTDERYDGFVDRYRAELADPVHVEAVDELLDMLREKKPVTLVTAVKDVPRSHVAVLVDHLRHELKHR